A section of the Paenibacillus odorifer genome encodes:
- a CDS encoding response regulator: protein MVDDIPAVVRGLSQRIPWEEHGIVIAATAADGEEGLEQIRKHRPDIVLTDIRMPFKDGLEMMRSLQAEQPGIKLIFLTGYSDFTYAQEAVKLGAFDLIVKPYTKVQVLESVLKAKEVLERERSQAEQMMGMEQKLRESLPYLRQEYMRLLIRYGTRQQHLSQQWDFYNIEMNNHNFCVMVAEVDFFVERTSELTVSEVELIRFAVQNILENTISEYTRGIVFRENVNQFVIVMNPLAEPNMEQLAEKCRENVHRYTYQTVSIGLGGEVEEVGQLSASYAQALSALANTFLNGGNSVYTYVEDAVVNAALPRYSYDKEKELLYCLRSANLSKAEEQLDNIWHDWITAPATPNPSIVKTLCLELAHSIHRIFSEKATDSEVKTLENKLADMSSAVSFEDLSRQIREFCRLGCTYLQQRQCSDARMLVDRAITHINGNLQRNLSVADCAREVHLSPSYFSNLFKKETGMTLAQYIIGRRMDKAKELVLEGIQVQDIAISLGYEDRPYFTEQFKKYTGMTPTDFRAKYTLPKVEGNSDFVSH, encoded by the coding sequence ATTGTTGATGATATTCCTGCAGTGGTCCGCGGATTGTCGCAGCGGATTCCTTGGGAGGAACATGGGATTGTGATCGCGGCCACCGCGGCAGACGGGGAAGAAGGTCTGGAGCAGATCCGCAAGCATCGTCCTGACATCGTATTGACGGATATCCGAATGCCTTTTAAGGATGGTTTAGAGATGATGCGGAGCCTTCAAGCGGAGCAGCCAGGCATCAAACTGATTTTTTTGACGGGTTATTCTGATTTCACTTATGCCCAGGAAGCTGTTAAGCTGGGTGCCTTTGATCTGATTGTAAAACCGTACACCAAGGTTCAAGTGCTTGAATCCGTGTTGAAGGCCAAGGAAGTGTTGGAACGGGAACGCAGTCAAGCTGAGCAGATGATGGGCATGGAACAAAAGCTGCGCGAGAGCTTACCCTATTTGCGTCAGGAATATATGCGTCTGCTCATCCGTTACGGAACTAGACAGCAGCATTTGAGCCAGCAGTGGGATTTTTACAATATCGAGATGAATAACCATAACTTTTGCGTGATGGTAGCGGAAGTGGATTTTTTTGTGGAACGTACATCAGAACTTACGGTTTCCGAGGTGGAGTTAATCCGCTTTGCCGTACAGAATATTTTGGAAAATACAATATCTGAATACACTCGGGGCATTGTGTTCCGGGAAAATGTGAATCAATTCGTTATTGTGATGAACCCTCTGGCGGAGCCGAATATGGAGCAACTTGCAGAGAAATGCCGGGAAAATGTACATCGGTATACGTACCAGACGGTGTCCATTGGACTGGGTGGAGAGGTAGAAGAGGTAGGGCAGCTTTCTGCTTCTTATGCGCAGGCACTGTCTGCACTTGCGAACACCTTTCTAAATGGTGGGAACAGCGTGTACACCTATGTTGAAGATGCAGTCGTGAATGCCGCGCTACCCAGATACTCATATGACAAGGAGAAAGAATTGCTTTATTGTCTGCGTTCGGCAAATTTGTCCAAAGCAGAGGAGCAGCTGGATAACATTTGGCATGATTGGATTACTGCACCGGCAACGCCTAACCCGTCCATCGTTAAGACACTCTGTCTTGAACTGGCTCATTCTATCCATCGGATTTTTTCGGAAAAAGCAACAGATTCGGAAGTTAAAACTCTGGAAAACAAACTTGCAGACATGAGCAGTGCAGTCTCTTTTGAAGATCTTAGCCGCCAGATTCGGGAATTTTGCCGTTTGGGCTGTACGTATTTGCAACAACGCCAATGCAGCGACGCGCGTATGCTTGTGGATCGGGCCATCACTCATATCAATGGCAATCTGCAGCGAAATCTATCCGTCGCCGACTGTGCACGGGAGGTGCATCTTAGTCCTAGCTACTTCTCCAATCTTTTTAAAAAGGAGACGGGGATGACACTCGCCCAATATATTATTGGGAGACGAATGGACAAAGCCAAGGAGCTGGTGCTGGAAGGCATACAGGTTCAGGATATTGCCATCTCTTTGGGCTATGAGGATCGACCCTATTTTACAGAGCAGTTCAAAAAATATACCGGAATGACGCCGACTGACTTTCGTGCAAAATATACCTTACCCAAAGTGGAGGGAAACAGTGATTTCGTCTCCCATTGA
- a CDS encoding ABC transporter substrate-binding protein, whose amino-acid sequence MKRNKWILAGVSLMLAGSLAACSSSESNTEVSSSNTNSEKTKLVYWTIDRHDSDFIEQKISEYEGLNPNIEIEMKVMAENYTQSVDIAFSSMQAPDILRVDTYNVPTWVKRGYLESFDSYISPEMKSRFENVLINEKNTVDGKIYSLPNIGQFWRLIYNVDLFEKAGITEPPTTLAEMVEDAKKITAAGKDIGAYGFAGNFKSTSGFERIAYPITTLSKTKGTEGFDFQTGQFDFSVYKEVAEALRQIKVDGSMMPGSESLDIDPLRAQFAQGKIGMYFNHSVEPTVYKTQFPTEIRWAAAIPPTIDGEQKGVSQVIAGSYLAMSKDSKHKEEAWKFIEWMYSDDVQIAYQEAGYGVSVIPSVATVAKAPDIAGIEDFLPTKLDGIYPATPMVISEGRLEGLKKVDVFNRYIFGGGDLDKELQDLNTRYNAALEKAKAAGDTDIEAQPDFDAGSLQGSLAK is encoded by the coding sequence ATGAAAAGAAACAAATGGATATTAGCTGGAGTTTCGCTGATGCTGGCTGGCTCGTTGGCCGCCTGTTCATCATCCGAATCTAATACGGAGGTAAGCAGCAGCAATACAAACTCCGAAAAAACAAAATTGGTCTACTGGACCATTGATCGTCACGATTCTGATTTTATTGAACAAAAAATCAGTGAGTATGAAGGTCTTAATCCCAATATTGAGATTGAAATGAAGGTTATGGCAGAGAACTATACCCAGTCGGTGGATATTGCCTTCTCCAGCATGCAGGCGCCTGATATTCTCCGGGTGGATACTTATAACGTGCCAACCTGGGTCAAAAGAGGGTATCTGGAATCTTTTGATAGCTACATTTCACCAGAGATGAAGAGCCGGTTCGAGAACGTACTTATCAACGAGAAAAATACCGTTGACGGCAAAATATATAGCCTTCCCAATATTGGTCAGTTCTGGCGCCTCATCTATAACGTAGATTTGTTCGAGAAGGCTGGCATTACAGAGCCGCCTACCACACTCGCAGAGATGGTCGAGGATGCCAAGAAAATTACGGCAGCGGGAAAAGATATAGGCGCTTACGGCTTCGCGGGTAATTTCAAAAGTACCAGCGGATTTGAGCGTATCGCTTATCCAATAACAACACTTAGCAAGACTAAGGGCACAGAGGGCTTCGACTTCCAGACCGGGCAATTTGATTTTAGCGTGTATAAAGAGGTTGCTGAGGCGCTGCGGCAGATTAAGGTGGATGGAAGCATGATGCCAGGATCGGAATCGCTTGATATCGACCCGCTGCGTGCGCAATTTGCTCAAGGCAAGATCGGTATGTATTTCAACCATTCCGTTGAGCCGACGGTCTACAAAACCCAATTCCCAACTGAAATTCGCTGGGCAGCTGCGATTCCTCCAACTATTGACGGGGAGCAGAAGGGTGTCAGCCAAGTTATTGCAGGAAGTTATTTGGCTATGAGCAAGGATTCTAAGCATAAGGAAGAAGCTTGGAAGTTTATTGAATGGATGTACAGTGATGATGTGCAGATTGCTTATCAGGAAGCAGGGTACGGGGTTTCGGTTATTCCATCGGTTGCTACTGTTGCCAAGGCACCAGACATTGCAGGGATTGAAGATTTTCTGCCTACAAAGTTAGACGGGATTTATCCAGCGACTCCGATGGTCATTAGTGAGGGACGTCTGGAAGGACTAAAGAAGGTTGATGTCTTCAATAGATACATTTTTGGTGGTGGAGATTTAGATAAAGAGCTTCAGGACTTGAATACTCGCTATAATGCGGCACTTGAAAAAGCCAAAGCCGCAGGTGACACCGATATCGAAGCACAGCCGGACTTCGATGCAGGTTCCCTGCAGGGATCATTGGCCAAATAA
- a CDS encoding YheC/YheD family protein, whose protein sequence is MPEPVLGILTLYINEAKQLEEKAVYRRMIVEGKRIGLDVFVFTPMDVHPSKEQIHALVFDPKSGKWSRKWRSFPNMIYDRCRIQRSSRFQQLLRFRERYNHLLFLNRPLRNKWTIHQTFSQKSRFRQHMPETLLYQSSADLRRMLKTNSVVYIKPANGTGGRGILRIERMKNGRGVYDIQGRRQDRRIIPTRKVSSTRLDSIVRQWCIGGRFLIQQGIPLRLPGGRFHDYRMLVQKNGQGVWELTGMAARVGAARSVTSNLHGGGHAVRAETLLKEWLGSQDKTDKVMKTAERLGLDAAAFLEESYGALCELALDLAIDREGKIYVLEVNPKPAREVFARSGDGTTYRKALIRPLEYALWLYNNKGTPSTAKTTEE, encoded by the coding sequence GTGCCAGAGCCCGTCTTAGGCATTCTTACTTTATATATTAACGAAGCCAAGCAGCTTGAAGAAAAGGCCGTGTACCGGAGAATGATCGTCGAGGGCAAACGAATTGGCTTGGATGTCTTTGTTTTCACCCCCATGGATGTTCATCCCAGTAAAGAGCAGATCCATGCCCTTGTCTTTGATCCCAAGAGCGGAAAATGGTCACGCAAATGGCGTTCTTTTCCGAACATGATTTATGACCGTTGCCGTATTCAGCGCAGCTCACGCTTTCAGCAACTGCTTCGTTTCCGAGAACGCTACAATCATCTGTTATTTCTGAATCGTCCACTGCGCAACAAATGGACCATTCACCAAACATTCTCACAAAAAAGCCGTTTCCGGCAACATATGCCAGAAACTTTACTCTATCAGTCCTCTGCCGACCTGCGCCGGATGCTGAAAACCAATTCAGTAGTCTATATCAAGCCGGCAAACGGCACAGGTGGACGTGGCATCCTCAGAATTGAGAGAATGAAGAATGGGCGTGGGGTATATGATATTCAAGGCCGTCGCCAGGATCGCCGAATCATTCCCACACGTAAAGTCTCTTCTACTCGGCTGGATTCCATCGTACGGCAATGGTGCATCGGCGGACGTTTCCTTATCCAACAAGGGATTCCATTACGTCTGCCGGGCGGACGTTTCCATGATTACCGGATGCTCGTTCAAAAGAATGGGCAAGGTGTCTGGGAACTCACAGGTATGGCAGCACGGGTCGGTGCAGCGCGGAGTGTAACCTCCAATCTTCATGGCGGTGGTCATGCCGTTCGAGCGGAAACACTGCTGAAGGAATGGCTGGGTAGTCAGGATAAAACCGATAAGGTCATGAAGACTGCCGAGAGGTTAGGCCTTGATGCCGCAGCCTTCCTGGAAGAAAGTTACGGAGCCTTATGTGAGCTTGCATTGGACCTCGCCATTGATCGCGAAGGGAAAATTTACGTGCTGGAGGTTAATCCAAAGCCCGCCCGTGAAGTGTTCGCAAGATCAGGTGACGGAACCACATACCGCAAAGCCCTTATTCGCCCTCTGGAATACGCGCTGTGGCTCTACAATAACAAAGGAACCCCCAGCACAGCTAAAACGACTGAGGAATAA
- a CDS encoding GNAT family N-acetyltransferase has protein sequence MQISSIYDTNAKQWKSRLAGLLEFIRAHGEKRITNQACKVLARLTPDQLSEPGISLLVATVRGQNGRQLAGVSFVSGFGAEACLVAVHPFYRNRHTGTALMAAQLKRLGHLQCSVACDNTASLKMCFNIGLAADTLTTGPTGKPTLLLRSPHHTGSTTNSPQEGELLCQSPS, from the coding sequence ATGCAGATATCCTCCATCTATGACACAAATGCCAAACAGTGGAAATCACGGCTGGCTGGACTGCTTGAGTTTATAAGAGCGCATGGGGAGAAGCGAATCACAAACCAAGCTTGCAAAGTACTGGCCCGTTTAACACCGGATCAGTTGTCAGAGCCGGGTATCTCGCTGCTTGTCGCCACCGTACGCGGTCAGAATGGGCGCCAGCTCGCAGGAGTCAGCTTCGTATCCGGTTTCGGTGCAGAAGCCTGTCTTGTCGCTGTGCACCCCTTCTACCGGAATAGACACACCGGCACTGCCTTAATGGCTGCCCAGCTGAAACGCCTCGGGCATCTGCAATGCAGTGTTGCCTGTGACAATACAGCTAGCCTAAAGATGTGCTTCAATATCGGCCTTGCTGCCGACACACTTACCACTGGTCCTACCGGCAAGCCAACATTACTGCTCCGGTCACCCCATCATACCGGCAGCACTACTAATTCTCCACAAGAAGGTGAACTCCTGTGCCAGAGCCCGTCTTAG
- a CDS encoding YheC/YheD family protein: MSTHNPEDTKPVIAILTTSDKVRQFNGNRSNFRDIIRTGKEMGFLVYVVTVRDLKLEERMVNGYVPSSSGKIWYSIPVPLPQIIYNRIPTREDEEKPAVVRKIAQCLEHPGIKLYNPYFFNKWSLFEWLRGSHSTSKHVPKTRRLRSANTLTAMLNQHTSLYLKPENGKAGKGIMRLKYRADTALPYRLQIQSGKKNVTYKAASMDRLWARIGKEKGISRYIVQQAIELATHRGRPFDLRVLLQKNSRGGWGVTGIGARLAGARSITTHVPRGGSIEEPASMLESTFGTERAAMILKSVPTTALLIARQIERASDSMLGEMSMDLGVDENGGLWFFEANSRPMKFDEPAIRKLSLERIFHYGQHLARQFK, translated from the coding sequence GTGAGCACCCATAATCCGGAAGATACAAAACCTGTTATTGCCATACTGACCACCAGCGATAAAGTACGGCAATTTAATGGCAACCGCAGCAACTTCCGGGACATTATTCGCACAGGCAAAGAAATGGGATTTCTTGTCTACGTCGTCACTGTCCGTGACCTCAAGCTTGAGGAACGGATGGTGAACGGATATGTCCCATCGTCCAGCGGTAAAATCTGGTACAGCATTCCTGTACCTCTTCCACAAATCATTTATAACCGAATTCCCACCCGTGAGGATGAGGAAAAACCTGCTGTGGTACGTAAAATAGCTCAATGCCTGGAACATCCAGGCATTAAGCTATATAATCCATATTTTTTCAATAAATGGAGTCTATTCGAATGGTTAAGGGGTTCGCACTCCACCTCAAAGCATGTTCCAAAAACGAGACGATTACGCAGTGCAAACACCCTTACTGCCATGCTGAACCAGCATACCAGCCTCTACCTTAAACCAGAGAACGGCAAAGCAGGAAAAGGAATTATGCGCCTGAAATATCGTGCAGATACCGCTTTGCCTTACCGGCTTCAAATTCAAAGCGGCAAAAAAAATGTGACGTACAAAGCAGCTTCCATGGACCGGCTCTGGGCAAGAATCGGAAAAGAAAAAGGAATCTCTCGTTATATTGTGCAGCAGGCTATTGAACTGGCGACTCATCGGGGAAGACCGTTTGATCTGCGGGTGCTGCTGCAAAAAAACAGCAGAGGCGGCTGGGGAGTGACCGGCATAGGCGCACGCCTCGCCGGTGCCCGAAGTATAACGACACATGTACCACGCGGCGGTAGTATTGAAGAGCCTGCCAGCATGCTGGAAAGTACATTTGGAACCGAAAGAGCAGCCATGATCCTGAAGAGCGTGCCTACAACCGCCCTTCTTATCGCTAGACAAATCGAAAGAGCTTCTGACTCTATGCTCGGAGAGATGTCGATGGATCTGGGTGTAGATGAGAACGGGGGACTCTGGTTCTTTGAGGCCAACTCCCGGCCGATGAAATTTGATGAACCCGCGATCCGCAAGCTGTCCCTAGAGCGAATCTTTCACTACGGCCAGCACTTAGCGCGCCAGTTTAAATAG